AAATATTTGATATTTTTCAATTATTTCCTTTGCAACTTTCATGTCCATATTTGTATAAATATAAATATCACCTTTTATAGTAGATATTCTTACTAAACTATTCAACACAGACATAATTATTTGTCTTCTCTCTTCAGTAAAATGCTTTTTTAGAGCTTCCTCAACTTTTACCAGATTAGGTTTAGATGAATAAAAGATAATGAATTTCTTTGTCAGAACTTTAGGATCTATATAATTGAAACCACCAAAAGTCACACCATCTAAAATACATATATCTCCTGTATTCAATGAGTTTAAAACTCGAGATGCATCATTCCCATCAACTTTAATAAATCCAAAATCTACATCAAGAATTTTATATTCTTCATAAACTACAGAAAGTAAAACAGTATACCCTTTTCCTCCTTTATAATATAATGGAAAATATCCATCATCTACCCCAGAGACCAGCAATCTTATTATCTTTCTCAGTTATAGCTTTAATAATTGTATCTTCATTAACAGCAAGATTAACCTCTTTAGTTTTACCATATCTTCCCCTATTAACTACCTTTGCCGTAATAATTCCT
The nucleotide sequence above comes from Sulfurisphaera javensis. Encoded proteins:
- a CDS encoding DUF99 family protein translates to MLVSGVDDGYFPLYYKGGKGYTVLLSVVYEEYKILDVDFGFIKVDGNDASRVLNSLNTGDICILDGVTFGGFNYIDPKVLTKKFIIFYSSKPNLVKVEEALKKHFTEERRQIIMSVLNSLVRISTIKGDIYIYTNMDMKVAKEIIEKYQIFDKIPEPLKNAHEISSSLSTFLLSKRII